ATCGCCTTAGTGGCCACTAACATCTGGCATCGGTGGGTCTGGGCAGACGTGGTGCTGGCGGCCCCACCCAGCAATAGCGCTATCTACAGCCATGGCCCTGGCTATGCTTTTGTGCTGGCCTGCCTCTATCTTTACAGCCTGTGGGGGATTCATCTGCTGGGGCGGGCCTCCCTCAGTGGCGGGCCGCTGCACCAACGACAGGCGCGATGGCTGCTGGCGGGGGCGTTGTTTCCCTACCTAGGTGGCACACTCTACTCCCTTAAGCTCACCCCGGCAGACCTAAACCTGACCCCGATGTCGTTTATGGCTACGGGGCTGCTGTGTTTCTGGGGGCTATTTCGCATGGGAGTGTTCGAGGCGATTCCCATCGCCCGCGAAACGCTAATTGAGCACCTGCATGACGGCGTCATCGTAGTGAATTTGGAGCACCAACTTATCGATATCAATCCCCAGGGGCGATCGCTGACCAAGCTCAAGAACAGTGCCGTGGGGAGATCCATCCACATCGCCCTATCCAACATTCCAGAGTTCCTGCACCACTACGACCAGGGTACCGAAACGCCCTTTTGTCTTTGGACCGACTCCCACAACACCTGCCATATTACTGTGCAGAGTTCCGCCTTAAAAGACTACCGTGGTAAAACCCACGGGCGCTTGCTGGTACTGCACGACACCACCCACCAGTACCTATCGGAGCTAAAACTACGCCAGGCCAATACCCGTCTTAGTCTCCAGCTGCAAGAGATCGAGGGTCTCCAGGTCAAACTCAAAACCCAGGCCAGTCGAGATCAGCTTACCGGACTTTTTAACCGCCACCATCTCCATGAAATTCTGCCCCAGGTACTTCTTCAAGCTCGCCAGAATGCCTATTCCGTGGCGTTTATCATGCTCGATATTGATTACTTCAAACGGGTCAACGATACCTTTGGGCACCAGGCTGGCGATCTGCTAATTCAGGCATTCAGCCAAATTCTGCTGGTACAGATCCAAGAGGGCGAGACCGCCTACCGCCTGGGCGGGGAAGAATTCTTGCTGATTTTGCCCCATACGACCTTAGAAAGCGGGATACAACGGGCCAACCACATTCGGCAGGAGTTCAACGTCTCGGCTTTGCCCTGGAACGGGACGGATATCCGCACTACGGTATCTGGCGGCGTTGCTACTTTCCCTAATCATGCTATCCAAGCAGACGATTTGCTCCATGCTGTCGATTTGGCTCTGTACGCAGCTAAAAAATCAGGCCGCAATCAAATTACCTGCTTCAACCCCCGCATCCATCAGCCCAGCTCGGTCTAAGGCCAAATTAAATCTGCTTGCCCTCAATTCATTGCTCCAAGAGCGCAATGTTGTCAAAATGTAGAGACAATTACAATACAAACCTTAACGTAGCGGTCTCATTTTTGATGAATACAGTTACCGGTATTGGTCTTCTCCTTGCCCTCTTGGCTGGAGGCGTAGCCCTCTACCTACTTACCCCCCGCCGCTATGAGTCCTCCAACTCCGTAGCCAACTCCTACGATCAGTGGACCGAAGACGGCATTCTAGAGTTCTACTGGGGCGAGCATATTCACTTAGGCCACTATGGCTCACCGCCCCGCCACAAAGGCTTTCTCGCTGCCAAGGCCGATTTTGTCCATGAAATGGTGCGCTGGGGAGGCTTAGATAATTTGCCAGCAGGTACAACGGTGCTAGATGTGGGCTGCGGCATTGGCGGCAGCAGTCGTATTCTTGCGCGCGACTATGGCTTTGCGGTAACTGGAGTCACCATTAGCCCTAACCAGGTGCAGCGTGCCCAGCAGCTTACCCCACCGGGAGTCTCCGCCCAGTTCCAGGTCGATGATGCCATGGCGCTATCATTCCCCAACGGCAGCTTTGACGTAGTGTGGTCGGTGGAGGCAGGCCCTCACATGCCCGATAAAGCCGTCTTTGCCCACGAGCTGCTGCGGGTACTAAAGCCCGGCGGTGTGCTGGTAGTTGCCGACTGGAACCAGCGGGACGATCGCAAAATTCCCCTTAACGCTTGGGAAAAGCCCGTCATGCGCCAGCTACTAGATCAGTGGTCGCACCCAGCCTTTGCTAGCATCGAAGGCTTTGCCGAGCAGCTCGAAGCCACTGGCCTAGTAGCTGGCCAAGTTACCACCGCCGACTGGTCGCAGGAAACCCTGCCCTCCTGGCTTGACTCGATCTGGCAAGGAGTTATCCGGCCCCAAGGCATGGTGCGCTTTGGACCAGCAGGAATCATCAAGTCGGTACGGGAGGTACCTACCCTGCTGCTCATGCGAATCGCTTTTGGCTCCGGGCTGTGCCGCTTTGGCATGTTTCGAGCTATGCGGGCAAACCCATCCTCACCACCTCAAGCAATGGTGACCGCATCTGACAGGTACACGTCCTGAATCAGGTGAAACAATTTCACCCCTTCCTTGAAGTCGCGCTGGAAAGTTTTGCGGCCTGAAATTAGACCCATACCGCCAGCTCGCTTGTTGATCACGGCGGTGCGTACGGCTTCGGCAAAGTCATTGTCGCCTGAGCCACCGCCGGAGTTGATTAACCCCATGCGTCCGGCATAGCAGTTGAGCACCTGATAGCGGGTAAGGTCAATGGGGTGGTCCGTGGTGAGTTCGCTGTAAACGCGATTGATAGTTTTGCCGTAGGGCTGCCCCAAGGCCTTGGCCACGGCTCCATAGCCGTTGTTGTTCTCAGGTAGCTTCTGCTTGATAATGTCGGCCTCGATGGTGACGCCCAGGTGGTTGGCTTGGCCAGTCAGATCGGCGGCGAGGTGGTAGTCTCTATCCTGCTTAAAAGAGCTGCTGCGCAGGTAGCACCAGAGAATGGTGGCCATACCCAACTCATGGGCCCGTTGAAAAGCGGCGCTAACTTCTTGAATCTGTCGAGTCGATTCGTCTGAACCAAAGTAAATGGTTGCTCCCACAGCGACAGCGCCTAAGTTCCAGGCTTGCTCAACATCGGCAAACATAACCTGGTCAAAGCGGTTAGGAGCGGTGAGCAACTCGTTATGGTTAAGCTTGAGAATAAAAGGAATTTTGTGGGCGTAGCGGCGCGACACGCTGCCGAGAACTCCAAGGGTAGTGGCGACAGCGTTACAGCCTCCCGCGATCGCCAACTCCACAATATTCTGCGGGTCAAAATACATGGGATTGGGCGCAAAGGAGGCCCCAGCAGAGTGCTCAATCCCTTGATCTACCGGCAGAATGGAGAGGTAGCCAGTATTTGCCAGGCGGCCTGTGCTGTAGAGTTGTTGCAGGCTGCGGAGGACCTGGGGATTGCGATCGCTCTGGGCAAAGATGCGATCGACCCAGTCCGGCCCTGGTAAATGTAGAGTAGATTTCGGCACCTTGGCTTCATAGCCGAGCAGCAATTCAGCCTCGGGGCCAAGCCATTCAGCGATTGTCCGAGGGGATGACAGTGCAGTTACCATGGCAATGATTCGAGTTACAACAGTGATATAGATGGGGCTATCTAAACGTTAGCCCAAGGTTTCATGGACGTGAACCTGCTTCATGAAACTCACTGAACATATCTTCCAAAAACCTCCACCACTCTAAGTACAAGCAG
The genomic region above belongs to Nodosilinea sp. FACHB-141 and contains:
- a CDS encoding histidine kinase N-terminal 7TM domain-containing protein, whose product is MTFQVGILALAAAINALVTSMAWHRRGSTLARQYFSWMMAAATFYAAVAAMEAGSIGLANKIFWSTLEYVGTGGIIIFFVLFTEAYVHGRSRFTRHRLIWLSLWPLINIALVATNIWHRWVWADVVLAAPPSNSAIYSHGPGYAFVLACLYLYSLWGIHLLGRASLSGGPLHQRQARWLLAGALFPYLGGTLYSLKLTPADLNLTPMSFMATGLLCFWGLFRMGVFEAIPIARETLIEHLHDGVIVVNLEHQLIDINPQGRSLTKLKNSAVGRSIHIALSNIPEFLHHYDQGTETPFCLWTDSHNTCHITVQSSALKDYRGKTHGRLLVLHDTTHQYLSELKLRQANTRLSLQLQEIEGLQVKLKTQASRDQLTGLFNRHHLHEILPQVLLQARQNAYSVAFIMLDIDYFKRVNDTFGHQAGDLLIQAFSQILLVQIQEGETAYRLGGEEFLLILPHTTLESGIQRANHIRQEFNVSALPWNGTDIRTTVSGGVATFPNHAIQADDLLHAVDLALYAAKKSGRNQITCFNPRIHQPSSV
- a CDS encoding methyltransferase domain-containing protein produces the protein MNTVTGIGLLLALLAGGVALYLLTPRRYESSNSVANSYDQWTEDGILEFYWGEHIHLGHYGSPPRHKGFLAAKADFVHEMVRWGGLDNLPAGTTVLDVGCGIGGSSRILARDYGFAVTGVTISPNQVQRAQQLTPPGVSAQFQVDDAMALSFPNGSFDVVWSVEAGPHMPDKAVFAHELLRVLKPGGVLVVADWNQRDDRKIPLNAWEKPVMRQLLDQWSHPAFASIEGFAEQLEATGLVAGQVTTADWSQETLPSWLDSIWQGVIRPQGMVRFGPAGIIKSVREVPTLLLMRIAFGSGLCRFGMFRAMRANPSSPPQAMVTASDRYTS
- a CDS encoding class I fructose-bisphosphate aldolase; the protein is MVTALSSPRTIAEWLGPEAELLLGYEAKVPKSTLHLPGPDWVDRIFAQSDRNPQVLRSLQQLYSTGRLANTGYLSILPVDQGIEHSAGASFAPNPMYFDPQNIVELAIAGGCNAVATTLGVLGSVSRRYAHKIPFILKLNHNELLTAPNRFDQVMFADVEQAWNLGAVAVGATIYFGSDESTRQIQEVSAAFQRAHELGMATILWCYLRSSSFKQDRDYHLAADLTGQANHLGVTIEADIIKQKLPENNNGYGAVAKALGQPYGKTINRVYSELTTDHPIDLTRYQVLNCYAGRMGLINSGGGSGDNDFAEAVRTAVINKRAGGMGLISGRKTFQRDFKEGVKLFHLIQDVYLSDAVTIA